A window of Tumebacillus sp. BK434 genomic DNA:
CCGAAGCCAGCGTTTCACCTAAGTTCGTTAACGTTTTCTGTATCGACTCCATATTCCCCTCCTAGAAAAGGTACAGTCTATTATACAAACTGTGCGAAGTTCAGTCATCCGCTCTGCTCACAACGTCACATAGGTTGGCCCGTCCGGTTTGAAGTACCCGCGCACGACCACCTCTTTTTCGGTCAGCACGCGCTGCACTACCTCCAGATCCTGCGGGAAGAAGTCGATCGACAACGCACACCCGGCCGTCACCGTCTTCGGCGTCGGGCGGATGTCGATGTCCAGTCCTGCCCCTTCCAGTTCCGCTTCTGCCCGCAAGGCATGATGCGTTGAATCAAACGCTACCAACCAATACTCCACTGCCATTCCCCTGCCACCATCCTCACCAGAAAATAAACCGATACAAGACATGCACGAACACCGACTTCATCAGCCCCTGATCGAGCCACTGCATCCCCTGAATCCAGCAGATCAGCCCCAGAACGCTGACCAGATAGGTGGAGATGGTCAGCCCGATCCCGAGCCCCATCACGCCGCCCAGCGCCTGTGAGCGCCACATGCCGTGCGCATCTCTCCATAGTGTCTCATACACGCGCAAGATCATTTGCAAGCCGATGAAAACCGCCCCGCCCATCAGGCCCAGCAGAAACAGTTCGTAGAAACGCTCGACCACCGCAGGCGCGTGCGAGTTTAGTCCCTTGGTCACCGCTTGCGCAGTTTCCAGCTCTAAAAATCCGTTCGAGTACGGCGAGGTCTTCACCAGATGCCCGGCCATCCATTTAGCCAACCCAAAGCTCCAGCCTTCGTCAAACAGCACACTTTTCAAAAACGGGATCGACAGCGTCAAAATGAACAGCGGCACCACCAGCGCCAGCGCATCGATGCAAGTTCGCAAAAAACCGCGCTTCCAGCCAAAATAGGCGCACCACGCCACCACGACCATCAACAGCAAGTCCACCACCCGAGCTCCGCCTCCGTTCCCTGCACAAGGTTCTCTTCTCAAGGTATGAGCGGAGTGGACGAGGTATGAAACCTTTTCCAACTGCATATACTGGTAAAACCTATGAACTGCGGAGGAGAAACCACATGTTCAAACCAAACGTAACCCGGAGTGCCGATCTGCCGTACAAGGTTGACCATACAAGCGTTGAAGCTGCCAAGTTTCTTTCCGAACGACTTCTGCACACTGTTCATCAGCCGTCCCGTGAACGCCAAGTGGTAATCGTCTGCATCGGCACCGACCGTTCCACAGGCGACGCGCTCGGGCCGCTCGTCGGCTCCAAGCTGAGCGGGCGTCTGCAAGCCCAGCAAGCGGTCGTCTACGGGACGCTCGATGCGCCTGTGCATGCCGTCAATCTTAAAGATACCATACAAGAGATCGAAGCGAAGTACCACCAGCCGTATGTGATCGCGGTCGATGCCTGCCTTGGGCAGCTCTCCTCGGTGGGCATGGTCACGCTCGGCGACGGCCCGCTGAAACCCGGTGCCGGCGTGAACAAAGTACTGCCGGAAGTGGGCCATATCCATATCACGGGCATCGTGAATGTGGGAGGCTTTATGGAATATTTCGTATTGCAGAACACGCGTCTGTCGGTCGTGATGAAAATGGCCGACTGCATCGCCGACGCGTTGACCGAATCGTTGACACAAGCGGCCACGTTCCCGCTTCCCGAACTGCCGAGCCTGCCGGAGCCCGTTCCGCAAAAACAGCATTTGGTCAATCGGATCAACAACCTGCTCGGCTTCAAAAGCTAATCCTTTCGCATAACAACCCCGACCTCTCCTCATACTAGCTTTGGTTGTCCCACTACCAAAGTCTCTGAGGGGAGGTTTTCGAAATGACCAACAAACGTGTTGCTGTAGAAGCGAATCTGGGCAATGTGCGTGACTTCCTGAGCCAGCAGGGCTATGACTGCTGCGATCTCGACGCGCAGAACCTGAACAATCAAAGTCAAGGCCTCGATGCGATCGTCATCTCCGGCGCAGACCAAAACATCATGGGCATCAACGATACGACGACTAAAGCACCGGTCATCAACGCTCATGGCATGCGCCCCGAAGAAGTCGCGCAGCGCATCCAAAACGCAACCCGCTAACCAAAAAACATCCTGGGCAGCTTCTCCGCCCCAGGATGTTTTCACATTGTTCCACGTGAAACTATTTCAAGTACCGCGTCCGCAGGAACAGGAACAGCCAAACAACCCCCAACCCCACAAACGCCATCCCGAACGCCGCCGAATCGCGGTTCAGGATATCTCCCAGTCCCCAGAAGATAAAGAAGAGGCCGGTGAACAACTCGCGAAGTTTGATATATCGTGTGTTGGTCTTATTGCGCAAAACCAAAATCACGAACGTAAATGCGCCAAGCGCAGACAGCACCATCAAGATGTCGAGAAACTGCCACATGTGATGTAAGTCTCCTTTCCGGTCAAGTTGGCTCTACATTCCATTATACTATAGGTGCTTCTAAATCAATAACAAAAAAAGACCCCGCAATTGCGGAGTCCTCTATCTCATCTTTTCCATCGCCAGCGCGATCGCTTGCTTCTCTTCATCGCTCAGCGGATAGGTTGACGCACCGGCTGTGACCGGTTTGGCGTAAGAGCGGGATTCTTCGCGGCCAAAGATCGACGTAAACACGACTCCGTCCGCATCCCGGTTCAGCACCGCGATGCTGTAGCTGAGATCACTGCCTGTGCCTGGGAACGCATTGTAGCGCACCACGCCGACCGGACCGCACGAGATCTGCAGCTCCTGGGCTTGCTGTTTCTGTGCCGCGATGACACCTTGCACCGTTTCGCGCATCGCCCGCACATCGTCCGCATATGTAAACAGCGCTTGCTCTAAATTCGCCTGCTCCATTCCTTTCATCAGCACCCGGTACCGCTTCTGCACTTTGCGCAGGCGTACCGACTGGATGATGAACACGATCAGAAGCAGCAACAGCAACCCGAAAATCAACGCGACGACCGCATCGAGATTGGCCAAAATCCACTCGTTTGGCTCCATACCCTCGTACCTCCTCTTCTACCACTGATCCGCAACGTTAGCATCTACTGGGCATATTCGCTATTTTAGCACAGAATACGAGGCCCCTGCCTGTACTTTTAAAATGCCCCATCCCAGACAAGATATGGCCGCCAAATACCCCCATGCATAAAGGGAGCCTGCCGTTTTGCAAGCTCCCTTCGCCTTAATATCCATAGGGGATCAGGATCACTTTGATGATCGCCGCCACGAAAATCGCCGGCAGCAGATTGCCAACATTGATCTTCTTGATCTCCATCACGTTCAGCGAGATTCCCATGATCAAGATTCCGCCGGTCGCCGACATCACGGTGATCACCGGGTCGGACAGGAACCCGGCCAGCCACACGGCAGCCAGTGCGATCGCCCCTTGGTACAAAAAGACGGGGATCGCCGACAAGCCGACACCGATGCCCATCGCCGACGTGAAGAAGATCGCTGAGAATCCGTCCAGCATCGCCTTCGTATACAAGATTTTGTGCGACCCTTCCAGACCGCTCTCCAAAGCACCGACGATCGCCATCGCCCCCACACAATAGACCAGCGAGGAAAACACGAACGCCTCCGCGATCTTGCCCTGTCCAAAGCGGCTCATCTTGCCTTCGATCCACTTGCCGAGCAAGTTCAGCTTGCCTTCGATGTCGAGCAGTTCCCCGATGATCCCGCCAAACACCAGCGACGCGATCACAATAAAGAAATCATACCCGTCCGCCGTCGCCACATCGACCACCATCGACAGCCCGATGACAAACACGGCCAGACCTAAGCCCTGCAAGATCGTCACCTTCATCCGATCCGGAATCCGGCTCATCAGCCCGCCGATCGCCACGCCAATCAGAATCGCGACCGCATTCACAACCGTCCCCAACAGAGACATCCTTCCGACTCCCTCTCTTCTGCCTGACACAGCACGCAATCTTGACGTCTCTACTCACAATCAACCTTATCAGAAGCTAGATCCACTCACGCTTCTGCCTGACAAGTCTGCAAGGTCAGCCACTGCCAACAAATCATCCTATTATGATCCACGCTCATTCTTTTGCATTACATCGCACGCGATCTCGGTAATGCTACTCACAATCAACCTATCAAGAGCCAGATCCTCACATTCTTCTGCCTGACATGTCTGCAAGATCAGCCACTGCCGTCACAATCATCCTTACTATGGATCTAGACTCAATCTTTTGCAAAACATAGCACGCAATCTCGGCAACCTACTCACAATCAACCTATCAAGAGCTAAACCCTCTCACTCTTCTACCTGACAAGTCTGCGAGATCAGCTTCCGTAATAACACAGCATGTCAGCGAACGTTCGCACATTCTTCCCTACCGAGAGCTGCAACTGCTTCAGCCTGCGATCTCCGCGACCGCATCCAGCAGCGCCTGCACGTCCTCTGAGGTGGTAAACAGCCCTATAGAGGCTCGGACTACCCCTTGCTCAAGGGTGCCGATCGTCTCGTGTGCGACAGGGGCGCAGTGCAGCCCGGAGCGTACACAGATGCCATAATTACGATCTAAAATAAAGCCGACTTCATGCGACTCATAGCCGGCAATCGTAAACGAAACGATCGGCACTCGCGGCTCGCCAAGCGGCGGGCCATACACCGTAACGCCTGCGATCGATTCCAGTCCCTGATGCAGTTGATATGCTAATGTTTCCTCATGTTCCCGAACCTTGTCAAGACCTTTACTTTCCAGATACGTTATCCCTGCCAACAACCCGGCAATCCCGACGGTGTTCCGCGTGCCGGCCTCATAGCGATCCGGTCGGGTCTTCGGCATCTCCAACAGCTCCGAATATCCGCCCGTCCCGCCGTGCATCAGCGGCTCCAGTTCCACCTCCGGGTGCAAATACAGCCCGCCGGTGCCCTGCGGCCCATACAGGCTCTTATGCCCGGTAAACGCCAACATGCCGATGTTCATCGCTTCCACGTCGATCGGATACACGCCCGCCGTCTGGCACACATCGACCATCAGCACGATGCCATGTTCCTTGGCGATCTTCCCGATCTCTTCAACCGGCAACAGGGTTCCGGTCAGATTCGACCCATGCGTAACGACGATCAGCTTCGTATTCTCCCGAATCGCCTCCCGCACCGACTCCGCCAGCAGGCGTCCCCGCGCATCTCCCTGCACATAGGTAAGCTCCACCCCGCGCTCCCGCCGCACATACTCCAGCGGTCGGCGCACCGAGTTATGTTCCAACATCGTGGTAATCGCATGATCCCCCGGCTCCAACAGCCCGAGAATCCCCATATTCAGCGCTTCCGTTGCATTCTGCGTAAAAATAATATTGTCCGGATTCTTCACGCCAAACAGCCCGGCCACCTTGCGCCGCGCCTCAAAAATCACCCGCGAAGCCTTCATCGAAAGCGCATGACTCCCCCGCCCCGGATTCGCCCCATACTCCCGCAAGCACTCCTCCATCTTCGCCGCCACCTCGGCCGGCTTCGGCCACGAACTCGCCGCATTATCGAAATAAATCACTCCACTCAACCTCCTCCACAACCAACGCTTTTCAAAAACCCCCGCACACCCCCAGCCCCCTTGGGGGAGGGCGGGAGATGCGGAGTGGTGAAATTGAAATCTTATACCCTACCGAAAAAACGGTCTTACTCAATCAAAGGGTTCAGATTTCACCGTGAACCCGGAGCATCTCCCGCCCGGACCCGACCACCCAACCTGCGCCTGCCGCTTCCTTTAAACTCCCCGCAAATACACGTATAGCGGAATCCTCCGCTACTGGCTCTCACACCTACCAGTATCGGATGACCCCGCTATCCCTATCCCTCGCTTACGACTCCTGCAACAAACTCAAAATCCGTTCCAGATCATCTGTCGAGAAGTACTCAATCTCAATCTTCCCACGCTTTTTCCCTTGCAAAATCTTCACACCCGTCCCCAGCCGCGTCCGAAACTCCTCTTCATACTGCTTCAGAACAGGATTCGGCTTCGCAGCCTTCTTCGGCTCGCGCTGTTGCAGATTTTGCATCCGGTTCACCAAATGCTCCACCTGCCGGACCGACAGCTCCTCATCGATCGTCTTCTCGGCCAGGGCGATCTGCTGCTTCTTGTCCTGAATACCGAGCAGCGCCCGCGCATGACCCATCGACAATGTTCCACGTGAAACATGTTCGCGGATCTCCCCCGGCAAATTCAACAAACGCAGCATGTTTGCCACATGAGACCGGGACTGCCCGACCTTCTTGGCCAACACATCTTGCGTCATGTCGAACTTCTCCATCAGGCTCTGATACGCTTCTGCCACTTCGATCGGATTCAGATCCTCACGCTGCAAGTTCTCAATCAGCGCGATCTCATTCATCTGGAGATCCGTAAAGTCACGCACCACCACCGGCACTTCGGTCAGACCGGCCAGCTTCGAAGCGCGCAGCCGGCGTTCCCCGGCCACCACTTCATAGCCGCGGACAGCCGCCCGCACGATCAGCGGCTGGATCACGCCATGCTCACGAATCGACGCTGCCAATTCCTCGATCTTCTCATCATCGAACACACGACGCGGCTGATACGGGTTCGGACGCAATTCCGCTACAGCAACGCTGGAAACCGGCTCGTCCCCTTTCGGATTCGAGTTGAAGATCGCTTCCAATCCCCGCCCGAGTCCGCTTGCACGCTTATTCATGCCCCGACCACTTCCTTTGCGAGTTCCAGATAGACCTCAGCACCACGCGAGCGCGGATCATACTGAATGATCGACTGGCCATGCGAAGGAGCTTCCCCGAGGCGCACGTTGCGCGGAATCACCGTCGTGTACACCTTCTCGCGGAAATACTTCTTCACTTCCTCGATCACTTGCAGACCCAGGTTGGTCCGCGCGTCGAGCATCGTCAACAGCACACCTTCGATCTCCAGCGACGTGTTCAGATGCTTCTGCACCATCCGAATCGTATTCAACAGCTGGCTCAGCCCCTCCAGCGCATAATACTCGCACTGGATCGGAATCAAAACGGAGTCGGACGCCGTCAGCGCATTCACCGTCAACAACCCCAACGATGGCGGGCAGTCGATCAGCATGTAATCAAACTGTGACTTCAGCGGCTGCAAAGCCTGACGCAGTCTGACTTCGCGCGACATCGTCGACACCAATTCAATCTCCGCCCCGGCCAGTTGGATCGTCGCCGGGAGAATTTTTAAATTCGGAACTTCCGTATCGTTGACCGCTTCGCTCGCGTTCACTTCGTTAATCAGCACATCATAAATATCATAGCGCACATCGGCTTTATTAATGCCAATCCCGGAGGTCGTGTTCCCCTGCGGGTCGATATCGATCAAAAGCACGCGCTTGCCAAGACTGGCCAAGCATGCACCGAGGTTCACCGATGTCGTGGTTTTGCCCACGCCACCTTTTTGGTTCGCCACTGCGATGACTCTCGCCATGAGCATCACCCTCTTTCAAAACGTTAAGACGCATCCTTCATTTTACAAGATAAAGCGTAAAAAGGGTAGCATGCAAAAAAGCAGGCTTGTCGCCTGCTGGAATGAATTTCGAATATAGCGAGGAATTTGAGCATAAAACTTACGATTTTGATTTCGGCACACGAATTACAAATTGGTAGTAGTCCTCGTGATCCTCTTCTTCTTTCTCACAATGAATTCCGCTTTGCACGATCATGTCGAGCGACTGGCGAATCGTGTTCACAGCAAGGCGAATGTCGCGGGAGAACGAAATCTTTCGCGGCTTCTTGACCGGAACCTGCGCTTCCAACAGCGCCTTGACGCGCGTTTCCGTCTGCTTGACGTTCATTTCTTTATCTATGATTTCCTGCAACACCTTCAGCTGCAATTCCTCTTGCCCCAGTGCCAGCAGTGCGCGGGCATGGCGCTCCGAGATCTTGCGCGCCATCAGCGACTCCTGCACAGCTTGCGGGAGATTCAAGAGGCGCAGTTTGTTGGCGATCGTCGACTGCCCTTTGCCCAAACGCTGGGCCAGACTTTCCTGGGTCAGCCCATGCAGTTCCAACAGCTTCGCGTACGCCACCGCTTCTTCAATCGCAGTCAGCCCTTCACGCTGCAAGTTCTCGATCACCGCAACCGATGCGGCCTGCGTGTCGGTCAACTCGCGGATGATGGCCGGAATCGACTCCATGCCGAGCTTGGTGCAAGCGCGCCAACGGCGCTCCCCTGCGATCAGTTCATATCTATCGCCAACTTTGCGAACGACGATCGGTTGAATCATCCCGTGGGTGCGGATTGTCTGCGCTAACTCCTCGATGCGTTCATCGTCAAAAATCGTTCTCGGCTGATAGGGGCTGGAAACGATCTGGTCGATTGGAATCTGCTGCACCTCTTCATAAGCTTGAGCTGCATCCTGCCCGGCCACTGCCGTCATCGCTTCTTCCCGATCACCCAGACCGAAAATCCGTGACAATTGCTCTTTCACCACCGAACTCACCCACCTACTCCTATGTACATGCACGTAAAACTTCTCAACATACTTCGGCAAAACTGCGGATTTTTCCTGCTATTCAGCCACAGACTGCAAATGTTCCTATCTTTTTACAAAAAACGACTTAACTTAAAGCGGGCTTTTTGCCGGGGTTCCCGCCTTGCGCGGATATTGTTTCGGCGTGGCTTTGATTTTTTCAACAACGATGATGTTGCGCTCGCCTTCTTCGAAGGGCAGCGCTGTTTTCACCACTTCGACGACGCGCCCGCCGAGCACGTCGAGCGCTTTCTTCGCTTCCGACACCTCGTTGTCCGCATCCGGCCCTTTCATCGCAAAGAAGTGTCCGCCCGTCTTCACATACGGCAGGCACAGTTCCAACAGCACATTCAGGCGCGCCACGGCGCGGGCGGTCACCTGGTCATACTGTGCCCGCCACAGGTCCGGCTTGGCGAAGTCTTCCGCCCGGCCATGCACCGCTTTAAAGCTTTTCACTCCTAACGCGCTGCCGAGCTCGTTCAAAAAGCCGATCCGCTTGTTTAGCGAGTCCAGCACCGTCACCTGCAGTTCCGGTGCCGCGATGTGCACCGGCAGCGACGGAAAACCAGCCCCGGCGCCGACATCGAGCAACGTGCCGCTCCGTTGAAAGCGCGACACCGACAACAGCGTCATCGAATCGTAAAAATGCTTCACATACACGCCTTGCTCATCGGTGATCGCCGTGAGGTTCATCTTTTCGTTCCACTCGACCAGCCAATTGAAATAGGTCTCATATTGCCCCAACTGTTCGTCAGACAGCGTGAGCCCCAGTTTTGCTGCCACTTGCGTCTTGAAGAAGGTCTGCACCTCAGACATTCGCTGCACTCCTCTTTCCGTGAGATTCCAGATAGACCATCAGGATCGAAATATCGGCCGGGTTGACGCCGGAGATGCGCGACGCCTGCCCGATCGAACGCGGGCGGATCTTGCTCATCTTCTCGCGCGACTCGGAAGACAGCCCTTTGATCACGCTGTAGTCGATGTCGTCCGGGATCAATTTCAGCTCCAACTTCTTCTGCTTTTCGATCTGCTGGTACGACTTTTCGATGTAACCGGCATACTTGGTCTGAATCTCCACCTGCTCCGCCACTTCCGGGTGCAGCGCTTCCGGCGCCGGCGCGACTTCAGCCAGCACCTTGTACTCCACTTCCGGACGGCGCAGGAGCTGCTCCAGCGTCACGGCGTCGGCGATCGGTGCCGAGCCCAGCTCGGTCAGGCGGCCGTTGATTTCATCCGCCTTGACCCGGGTGGTGCGCAGGCGGCCTTTTTCACGCTCGATCGCTTCTTTTTTCTGCAGGAAGCGGGCAAAACGGTCATCGGGCACGAGGCCGATCTTGTGACCGAGCTCCATCAGGCGCAGGTCGGCGTTGTCATTGCGCAAGATCAGACGGTATTCGGCGCGTGAGGTCAGCAGGCGGTACGGCTCGTTGGTGCCTTTGGTGACCAGGTCGTCGATCATTACCGCGATGTAAGCATCGGAGCGGTCGAGGATCACCGGATCGCGCTCTTGCGCATGCATCGCCGCGTTGATCCCGGCGACCAGACCCTGCCCTGCCGCTTCTTCATAACCGGACGTGCCGTTGATCTGGCCGGCTGTGAACAGCCCTTCCACCTCTTTGGTCATCAAGGTCAGCTGCAGTTGGGTCGGCACGATCGCATCGTATTCGATCGCGTAGCCCGGGCGCATCATCACGGCTTTTTCCAAGCCTTTGATCGTGCGCAGCATGCGCAGCTGCACCTCTTCCGGCAAGGACGTGGACAGCCCCTGCACGTAGTACTCGGCCGTGTAGCGCCCTTCCGGCTCCAGGAAGATCTGGTGCGACGGACGCTCGGCGAAGCGGACGATCTTGTCTTCGATCGACGGGCAGTAGCGCGGGCCGGTGCCTTCGATCACGCCGGAAAACATCGGCGAGCGGTGCAGGTTTTCCTGAATCACCGCGTGGGTCGATTCGTTCGTATAGGTCAGCCAGCACGGCATCTGTTCGCGCTGCTCGACATCGTCGGAGAATTGGAAATGGTACAACGCCTCATCGCCCGGCTGGATCTCCGTCGCCGAAAAATCGATGGAGTCGCGGTGCACGCGCGGCGGCGTACCCGTCTTGAAGCGGGTCAATTGGAAGCCGTGGCCGAGCAGCGAATCGGTCAATTTCATCGACGGCAGCTGGCCGCTCGGACCGCTCTGGTACTGCACTTCGCCCATGATGATCTTGCCGCGCAGGTAGGTGCCGGTCGTGACGACGACCGCTTTCGCCCGGTAGATCGCCCCGGTGTTGGTGACAACGCCTGTGATGCGGCCGTTTGCCGACAGCAGCTCGTCGACCATCGCCTGGCGCACAGTCAGGTTGTGCGTCGACTCCACCGTCTCTTTCATCCGGTGCGAATAATAAAACTTGTCAGCCTGCGCCCGCAAGGCATGCACCGCCGGGCCTTTGCCGGTGTTGAGCAGCCGCATCTGCAGGTAGGTCAGGTCGGTGTTGCGGCCCATTTCGCCGCCCAGCGCGTCGATCTCGCGCACGACATTGCCTTTCGCCGGGCCCCCGACCGCCGGGTTGCACGGCATATACGCGATATGATCAAGCGAGATCGTCAGCATCAGCGTCTGGCAGCCGAGGCGCGCAGCCGCCAAAGCAGCTTCCACGCCGGCGTGTCCTGCGCCGATGACGATCACGTCATAAGTTCCAGCTTCGTAATGCATCTGTACTCCCTCCTATTTCCCCAGGCAAAATTGCGAGAAGATCTGGTCGAGGAGATCCTCGCCAACCGCTTCCCCGATCACTTCGCCAAGCGACATCCAGCAGTTTTTCACATCGACGGCGACCAGATCGAGCGTCATGCCCATCTGGGCGGAAGCGATCGCTTCGCTCATCTCGCGCATGCCTTTTTCCAACAGCGCCACATGGCGGGCGTTCGACACATAAGTTCCTTCTTTACCCTCAATGCCGCCCGAGAGGAACAGCTCTTCCACCGCCGCTTCCAACTGTTCCAGCCCTACACCGGTCGCGACCGACGTCTCGACGATCCGCTTGCCTTCTGCAAGGCTCCGCAGCGCTTCCAGATCGATTCCGCGCGGCAGGTCCAGCTTGTTCAAGATCAAGATCGCCGGGTAAGGCATCACCGCGGCCAGCAGCTCGCGGTCGACGTCTTCCAAAGGGCGCGAGGCGTCGACCACGAACAAGACCAGATCGGCCTGCTCCAGCGCCGAACGGGAGCGTTCAACCCCGATCTTTTCCACCACGTCTTCCGTCTCGCGAATCCCCGCCGTGTCGATGATGTTGAGCGGAATGCCGCGCAGGTTGATCATCTCTTCCAAAATGTCCCGCGTCGTGCCCGGAATGTCGGTGACGATGGCGCGGTTCGTGCGCGACAAAGCGTTCAAGAGCGACGACTTGCCGACGTTCGGCTTGCCGATGATCACCGTCTTCAGCCCTTCACGCAAAATCTTCCCAGTCGTGGCGCCGGCGAGCAGCTTTTCGATCTCCGCGACGACGACTTGGCCTTCGCGGATCACGTTTTGCGTGGTCACATCTTCCACGTCATGCTCCGGATAGTCGATCGTCACTTCGATGTGGGCGAGCATCTCGACCATCTTCTGGCGCAGGGCCCTGAT
This region includes:
- the mnmE gene encoding tRNA uridine-5-carboxymethylaminomethyl(34) synthesis GTPase MnmE — translated: MNEFDTIAAIATALGEGSIAIIRVSGSEAISVVDKIYRGKKRLSAVDSHTFNYGHIVDPETGETVDEVFCAVLKAPRTYTGEEVVEIQGHGGIVAVQRVLRLVLNHGARLAEPGEFTKRAFLNGRIDLSQAEAVIDVIRSKTDMAMKVALSQVEGQLSGNIRALRQKMVEMLAHIEVTIDYPEHDVEDVTTQNVIREGQVVVAEIEKLLAGATTGKILREGLKTVIIGKPNVGKSSLLNALSRTNRAIVTDIPGTTRDILEEMINLRGIPLNIIDTAGIRETEDVVEKIGVERSRSALEQADLVLFVVDASRPLEDVDRELLAAVMPYPAILILNKLDLPRGIDLEALRSLAEGKRIVETSVATGVGLEQLEAAVEELFLSGGIEGKEGTYVSNARHVALLEKGMREMSEAIASAQMGMTLDLVAVDVKNCWMSLGEVIGEAVGEDLLDQIFSQFCLGK